Proteins encoded in a region of the Quercus lobata isolate SW786 chromosome 8, ValleyOak3.0 Primary Assembly, whole genome shotgun sequence genome:
- the LOC115956980 gene encoding uncharacterized protein LOC115956980: MEEGETLKTYSNRYWEMFNEIDGDFEDVAIRTFKVGLPAEHELRKSLTKKPTQNMRQLMDQIDKHKRVEDNQQQGKGKAKVIPLDRRDFRFERYNNNRPQRDFSGHAGLPAAQDHGHTTEDFRTLCDYLGQLVKVEKLGQFLHQPLGQGNHTKTDAVPKFKHRKNEARPILSFSVDDKVGTVQPHDDTLVVTLHIGGYDVRRVLVDQGSGVEIMYPNMYKRLNLKPENLVSYDSPLVGFDGKIVIPKGLIKLLVQARSEVVDVNFIVVDAYLPYIAILARPWLHTMGAVSSSLHLKVKYPFGDHVEELVGSQAMAR, from the exons ATGGAAGAGGGGGAGACTTTAAAGACTTACTCTAATAGATattgggaaatgtttaatgaaatagatGGAGACTTTGAGGATGTGGCTATAAGAACCTTTAAGGTCGGCCTTCCTGCTGAGCACGAATTAAGGAAGTCCTTGACGAAGAAACCAACACAAAATATGCGTCAGCTCATGGATCAAATTGATAAACACAAACGGGTCGAGGACAATCAGCAGCAGGGCAAGGGAAAGGCCAAAGTAATTCCCCTTGACCGAAGAGACTTTAGGTTTGAGAGGTACAATAACAACCGACCTCAAAGAGACTTTTCTGGACACGCTGGCCTTCCTGCTGCTCAG GACCATGGACACACTACAGAAGATTTTCGGACTTTGTGCGACTATCTTGGGCAGCTGGTTAAGGTTGAGAAATTGGGACAGTTTTTGCACCAACCTCTAGGACAGGGGAATCATACTAAGACA GACGCGGTCCCTAAGTTTAAGCATAGGAAGAATGAAGCCCGACCAATCTTGAGTTTTTCCGTTGATGATAAGGTGGGAACGGTTCAGCCACATGATGATACCTTAGTGGTTACTCTTCATATAGGAGGGTATGATGTAAGGAGGGTCTTGGTGGATCAGGGTAGTGGCGTAGAGATTATGTATCCTAATATGTACAAGAGACTTAATTTGAAACCTGAGAATTTAGTTAGCTATGACTCCCCTTTAGTTGGGTTTGATGGGAAGATTGTTATACCAAAAGGATTAATCAAGCTGCTTGTTCAAGCGAGGTCAGAGGTGGTGGATGTGAACTTCATTGTGGTGGATGCTTACTTACCATATATTGCCATCTTAGCAAGGCCATGGCTTCATACTATGGGAGCTGTTTCCTCATCTTTGCACTTAAAAGTGAAGTATCCCTTTGGGGACCATGTTGAAGAGCTAGTCGGAAGCCAAGCCATGGCAAGGTAG
- the LOC115955706 gene encoding RNA-binding protein CP31B, chloroplastic, producing the protein MTMASTSTWFSLTPLSTCLVQNNRAGATAKRFVSWSNEFCHSRLSWSYSVSLRPASKARASTVLSVVGEEKAGSEENIVNSLHDGVLVHGWKQSQSSSRPCELYVCNLPRSCDIAELLDIFNPFGTVLAVEISRNAVTGESRGCGYVTMSSINAAKVAIAGLDASDVGGREMRVKFSVDMSPRMRNPEVLNSTPKKQIVYESPYKIYVGNLPRPVKPEDLRNHFSQFGTLVSAKLLHDQKARTTRCYGFLSFSSAAERDAALSLNGTEFFGRALVVRASVERTKP; encoded by the exons ATGACAATGGCGAGCACTTCCACTTGGTTTAGTTTAACGCCTTTGTCTACGTGTTTAGTTCAGAACAACAGAGCTGGAGCTACAGCAAAACGGTTCGTTTCGTGGTCGAACGAGTTTTGCCACTCAAGGCTGTCTTGGTCTTACTCAGTCTCGTTGAGGCCTGCGAGCAAAGCTAGGGCTTCAACGGTCTTGTCAGTTGTGGGTGAAGAGAAAGCAGGAAGCGAGGAAAATATCGTGAACTCCCTACACGACGGCGTATTGGTGCATGGATGGAAGCAATCGCAGTCAAGCTCAAGACCTTGTGAGCTTTACGTGTGTAATCTCCCGAGGAGTTGTGACATTGCCGAGTTGCTTGACATTTTCAACCCTTTCGGAACAGTACTAGCTGTTGAG ATTTCACGGAATGCTGTGACGGGTGAAAGTCGGGGATGTGGTTATGTTACAATGAGTTCAATAAACGCTGCAAAAGTTGCAATTGCCGGATTAGATGCATCT GATGTTGGTGGCAGAGAAATGCGGGTTAAATTTTCGGTTGATATGAGTCCTAGGATGAGGAATCCTGAGGTATTGAATTCCACACCCAAGAAACAGATAGTATATGAAAGTCCTTACAAGATATATGTGGGAAATCTTCCTCGGCCTGTTAAACCTGAAGATTTGAGGAATCATTTTAGCCAGTTTGGAACTTTGGTTAGTGCAAAATTGTTGCATGATCAAAAAGCACGAACAACCCGTTGTTATGggtttctctccttttcttcaGCTGCAGAACGTGATGCAGCATTATCTTTAAATGGAACA GAGTTCTTTGGTAGAGCACTAGTAGTTAGAGCAAGTGTGGAAAGGACCAAGCCCTGA
- the LOC115955708 gene encoding two-component response regulator-like APRR5, protein MEKEEGEMQKKDGPWERFLWRIAHRVLLIKADDSTRQIIPALLWKCSYEVEAVSDALKAWETLKGRPHNIDLELTEVELPSIFGLALLTLVMEHVWRRQTKLIAPHQKVEDTSQNNAARNHSNY, encoded by the exons ATGGAGAAAGAGGAGGGAGAGATGCAGAAGAAGGATGGGCCTTGGGAGAGGTTTCTGTGGAGGATCGCACATAGGGTTCTGCTCATCAAAGCTGATGATTCCACTCGACAGATTATCCCTGCACTTCTCTGGAAATGCAGCTACGAAG TTGAAGCAGTTTCTGATGCATTAAAGGCATGGGAGACATTGAAGGGGAGACCTCATAACATTGATCTTGAATTGACTGAAGTGGAGCTTCCATCAATATTCGGACTTGCACTTCTTACTTTAGTCATGGAACATGTATGGAGAAGGCAAACT AAATTAATTGCTCCACATCAAAAAGTTGAAGACACGTCTCAAAATAATGCGGCAAGAAATCATTCAAATTATTGA